In one window of Hypanus sabinus isolate sHypSab1 unplaced genomic scaffold, sHypSab1.hap1 scaffold_47, whole genome shotgun sequence DNA:
- the LOC132389069 gene encoding zinc finger protein 420-like, translated as MSVGMEILGRRTRFCAPSFLDSAHRCCIREREEINVSMRYSLKKFAGAEASVICAGVKVVTVANFTHACSSQKVSGARQLDRTQVINWKEFVSRNLKHDMPVLLSLSGYLRSGARDSIDHPSCSDCGEGFTRAFDQLTSPSFYTGKRPLTCSDSGSGFTRSSQLKVSSHWARPFSCSVCEKGFRQSSHLWTQYSVHTRQRLSSAEFLGKDALSHLT; from the exons ATGTCGGTCGGCATGGAGATATTGGGCCGAAGGACCCGTTTCTGTGCTCCATCATTCTTGGACTCTGCTCATCGCTGCTGCATCCGTGAACGTGAAGAGATTAATGTGAGCATGCGCTACT CATTAAAAAAATTCGCCGGCGCTGAAGCATCGGTCATATGCGCAGGCGTGAAGGTTGTGACGGTGGCGAATTTTACGCATGCGTGCAGTTCACAAAAGGTCTCGGGAGCCCGGCAGCTGGATCGGACGCAG GTTATAAAttggaaggaatttgtctccaggaatctcaaacatgacatgccagttttgctgtctctgtctggatatttaagaagtggagcgagggattcaatcgaccatccttcctgctcagactgtggggagggattcactcgggcATTTGACCAACTGACAagcccgtcattttacacaggaaaaaggccgctcacctgctcagacagtgggagtggattcactcggtcatctcaactgaaggtaagttcacactgggcaaggccattcagctgttctgtgtgtgagaaaggattccgtcagtcttcccacctgtggacacaatATTCAGTTCACACCAGGCAGAGgctgtcatctgctgaatttctgggaaaggatgcactcagtcatctgacctaa
- the LOC132389068 gene encoding zinc finger protein 239-like, translating into MVSMPLLKVFEDHHFDPWVNPCKSCPALLMPSVSLEVCWERDVTKGFTQSSDVMAQQRVHSAERPFTCSECAKRFTRSSDLQRHHRIHTGEKPFNCSVCGKGFTQSSNLQSHQRVHTGEKPFPCSDCGKGFAHLSNLRSHLRIHQRVHTGDKPFTCSECGEGFTHLSNLQRYQRVHTGEKSFNCSDCGKGFSQSSTLQRHQRVHTGEKPFTCSECGKRFTHLSTLRSHQRVHTGKKPFTCSVCGNGFTQSSHLRSHQRFHSGEKPFTCSECGKRFAHLANLRRHSRAHTWEKPFNCSVCGNGFTQSSILRRHQRVHT; encoded by the exons atggtttccatgccattgctCAAG GTCTTCGAAGATCACCATTTCGACCCTTGGGTGAACCCCTGTAAATCCTGCCCTGCTCTCTTGATGCCGTCGGTCTCCTTGGAAGTGTGCTGGGAGAGGGACGTAAC gaaaggattcactcaatcatctgacGTAATGGCTCAACAGCGGGTTCACTCTgcggagaggccattcacctgctcagaatgtgcgaaacgattcactcggtcatccgacctacagagacatcatcgaattcacaccggggagaagccgttcaactgctcagtctgtgggaagggattcactcagtcatccaacctacagagtcatcagcgagttcacaccggggagaagccgttcccctgttcagactgcgggaagggattcgctcacttatccaacctacggagtcacttgcga atacatcagcgagttcacaccggggacaagccattcacctgttcagaatgtggggagggattcactcacctatccaacctacagagataccagcgagttcacactggggagaagtcgttcaactgctcagactgtgggaaaggattcagtcagtcatccaccctacagagacaccagcgagttcacactggggagaagccgttcacctgctcagaatgtgggaagcgattcactcaccTATCCACCCTacggagtcatcagcgagttcacactgggaagaagccattcacttgctcagtctgtgggaacggattcactcagtcttcccacctacggagtcatcagcgatttcacagcggggagaagccattcacctgttcagaatgtgggaagagattcgctCACTTAGCCAACCTACGGAGGCACTCGCGAGCTCACACCTGGGAGAAGCCGTtcaactgctcagtctgtgggaacggattcactcagtcatccatcctacggagacaccagcgagttcacact